Proteins from a genomic interval of Arthrobacter sp. CAN_C5:
- a CDS encoding metal-sensitive transcriptional regulator, producing MQLDTTELTPVINRLKRASGQLAAATRLEDGRDCKDVVTQLAAVSKALDRAGFAMISSGLEQCMAEGGNAMDKKDLEKLFLALA from the coding sequence GTGCAGCTAGACACCACTGAACTCACGCCGGTGATCAACAGGCTCAAGCGCGCCTCTGGGCAGCTGGCCGCGGCGACCCGGCTGGAGGATGGTCGGGATTGCAAGGACGTCGTGACCCAGCTCGCGGCGGTCTCCAAGGCGCTGGACCGCGCCGGCTTCGCTATGATTTCCTCAGGGCTGGAGCAGTGCATGGCCGAAGGTGGCAACGCCATGGATAAAAAGGACCTCGAGAAGCTCTTTCTGGCGCTGGCCTGA
- a CDS encoding rhodanese-like domain-containing protein — MTSDTSTVTTLDPETLRDWISQHEDLIIMDVRSAAEFETMHIRGSYNVPLPLLSEHADQLAERLGQRVALVCQSGVRSEQARQRLGGAGIDTAVILTGGVPGFAAAGGDVVRGAQRWDLERQVRLTAGSLVIAGLLAGKLVSPKLRLLAGAIGTGLTFSAATNTCAMGNALSKMPWNKTASEPTAATAINQIPVGN; from the coding sequence TTGACTTCCGATACCTCCACCGTGACCACCCTCGATCCTGAAACCCTGCGTGACTGGATCAGCCAGCATGAAGACCTGATCATCATGGATGTCCGCTCTGCCGCAGAGTTCGAGACCATGCATATCCGTGGCTCCTACAACGTTCCGCTTCCCCTGCTCTCCGAGCACGCCGATCAGCTGGCCGAACGGTTGGGACAGCGGGTTGCACTGGTCTGCCAGTCCGGTGTCCGCTCCGAGCAGGCACGCCAGCGACTAGGTGGCGCCGGGATCGATACCGCAGTGATCCTCACCGGAGGAGTGCCCGGCTTCGCCGCCGCAGGCGGGGACGTTGTCCGCGGCGCCCAGCGCTGGGACCTCGAGCGTCAGGTGCGTCTGACCGCCGGATCCCTGGTGATCGCCGGTCTGCTGGCCGGCAAACTCGTTTCACCAAAGCTTCGCCTGCTGGCCGGGGCAATCGGTACCGGGCTGACGTTCTCAGCAGCGACCAACACCTGCGCCATGGGCAACGCCCTGTCGAAAATGCCGTGGAACAAAACAGCCAGCGAACCGACAGCTGCCACCGCGATCAACCAGATCCCCGTCGGCAACTAA